The following are encoded in a window of Rosa chinensis cultivar Old Blush chromosome 4, RchiOBHm-V2, whole genome shotgun sequence genomic DNA:
- the LOC112198598 gene encoding uncharacterized protein LOC112198598, with protein MQNRPPGTLPSTTVPNPKGESVVELHAMTLRSGKQLEEPIRAKEKSQEALEEEKESKNEAENIKNRNLAIHRPVGKTRRPVDGLCVPGSEAHRPVGETRRPIVTEKSNFDHSKEIRQPVENRGTPNPLLNSFKANNDASIPMSSCIPFPRRFMNSKKEQHEKDILETFRKVQVNIPLLDAIKQVPKYAKFLKELCTNKRRYKDKETVALNEEVFAVLLRKLPPKLKDPGRFTIPCTIGERRFEKALLDLGASINLMPYTVYETLKLGDQKDTQVTIQLADRSIAYPKGIVEDVLVQVAELIFPADFFVLEMEPEPMPYNLPLILGRPFMRTARTKIDVYEGTLTMEFDGDIICFNIFEAMRYPNDVHTCFSIDAFDYLVQDTFNASVGEDKLKSTLELGLEQNDFQLVEGDTSTGQMQGKDTNPRVSNDVVWNHEFMETVDALEARPQVQGKPPNFISLPVSDAKLVPSVIQAPKLELKPLPDHLKYAYLGDNETLPVIIASNLSAHEEAKLV; from the coding sequence ATGCAAAATAGGCCTCCCGGCACTCTTCCAAGCACAACTGTGCCTAATCCTAAGGGTGAGAGTGTTGTAGAGCTCCATGCCATGACTTTGAGAAGTGGAAAGCAATTGGAGGAACCAATAAGGGCCAAAGAGAAGTCTCAAGAAGCTttggaggaagaaaaagaatccAAAAACGAAGCTGAAAATATCAAAAATCGAAATTTGGCAATCCACCGACCAGTCGGCAAAACCCGCCGACCGGTCGATGGGTTATGTGTTCCGGGGTCAGAAGCTCACCGACCAGTTGGCGAAACCCGCCGACCAATCGTCACAGAAAAGTCAAATTTTGACCATTCGAAGGAAATTCGTCAGCCAGTCGAAAATCGGGGCACTCCTAACCCTCTTTTGAATTCTTTTAAGGCTAACAATGATGCTTCTATCCCTATGTCTTCTTGTATCCCTTTTCCTCGTAGGTTCATGAACTCAAAGAAGGAGCAACATGAGAAAGACATCTTGGAAACCTTTCGGAAAGTCCAAGTGAACATTCCTCTTTTGGATGCCATCAAACAAGTGCCCAAATACGCTAAGTTTCTCAAGGAGTTGTGTACCAACAAGAGGAGGTATAAAGATAAGGAAACCGTGGCTCTTAATGAGGAAGTCTTCGCAGTACTTTTGAGAAAATTGCCTCCTAAGCTAAAGGATCCAGGAAGATTCACCATCCCTTGCACAATTGGGGAACGAAGGTTTGAAAAAGCTTTACTTGATTTAGGAGCTTCTATTAATCTAATGCCTTATACTGTGTATGAAACTCTTAAGTTAGGTGATCAAAAGGATACTCAAGTCACCATTCAACTAGCGGATCGTTCTATAGCCTATCCTAAGGGCATAGTTGAAGATGTCTTGGTGCAAGTGGCAGAGTTGATCTTTCCAGCGGATTTCTTTGTCTTGGAGATGGAGCCTGAGCCTATGCCATACAACCTTCCTCTCATTCTTGGTCGCCCATTCATGAGAACTGCACGAACAAAGATTGATGTCTATGAGGGGACCTTAACGATGGAATTTGATGGCGACATTATATGCTTCAACATCTTTGAGGCCATGAGGTATCCGAATGATGTTCATACTTGTTTTTCCATAGATGCCTTTGATTATCTTGTGCAGGATACCTTTAATGCAAGTGTGGGGGAGGATAAACTCAAGAGCACATTAGAATTGGGATTGGAGCAAAACGATTTTCAACTAGTCGAAGGTGATACTTCAACTGGACAAATGCAGGGGAAAGACACCAATCCAAGGGTCTCCAATGATGTAGTTTGGAACCATGAGTTCATGGAAACAGTCGATGCACTTGAGGCACGCCCTCAAGTACAAGGTAAGCCTCCTAACTTTATTTCCCTTCCAGTTTCAGATGCAAAACTTGTACCTTCTGTGATTCAGGCACCCAAATTAGAGCTTAAACCATTGCCGGATCATCTCAAGTATGCTTATTTGGGAGATAATGAGACATTGCCAGTTATTATTGCTTCTAACCTTTCGGCACATGAGGAGGCAAAGCTTGTCTGA